A DNA window from Engraulis encrasicolus isolate BLACKSEA-1 chromosome 3, IST_EnEncr_1.0, whole genome shotgun sequence contains the following coding sequences:
- the LOC134446531 gene encoding tripartite motif-containing protein 16-like: MAEASVSNRDIFMCPICLGLLNDPVTLTCGHSYCLHCIEDCWDKGDKGVYSCPECRQTFAQRPVLNKNIILAELADQKKSRIQTAAPVECAAGPGDVACDVCTGRKLKAVKSCLECLKSYCATHLKAHNELIDGNHTITDATGQLQERICSSHKKVFEIFCRTDQSCICYLCTMDDHKGHDTITAKAEWSHKKEVLGQSQRKCQQIIQLKEKELQELRKAVETLKSGAQTAVEESERRFTEMIRSIEKRCSEVTELIRAQEKAEVSRAEGLLKRLEQEIAELKRTDAEMKQLSLTQDPIHFLKNIVPINGRPYSTISTSVTFSQNFSLEPLKESVSALKLQLEEKLESVFKQEIVKISEAAVKNIQIIESIQHTDPELPVRRTSSKEGLPPLMSDGQALVAEPVTREDFLKYSCHFTLDPNTAHRLLHLSEGNRRVELRPGAQSYPDHPDRFDRSQQVLCREGVSARCYWEVEWSVYVGIAVSSKSISRKGRDYGSMFGV, encoded by the exons ATGGCTGAGGCCAGTGTCAGTAACAGGGACATTTTCATGTGTCCTATTTGTTTGGGTCTTCTGAATGATCCGGTGACTCTTACCTGTGGACACAGCTACTGTTTGCACTGCATTGAGGACTGCTGGGATAAGGGCGACAAGGGCGTTTACAGTTGCCCTGAGTGCAGACAGACTTTTGCTCAACGACCTGTTTTAAACAAGAATATTATACTTGCTGAGCTCGCGGATCAAAAGAAGAGCAGAATACAAACTGCAGCTCctgttgaatgtgctgctggacctggagatgtggcctgCGACGTCTGTACtgggagaaaactcaaagctgtcaagtcctgtctggagtgtctcAAGTCGTACTGTGCCACTCATCTAAAAGCTCACAATGAACTTATAGATGGGAATCACACCATTACCGATGCCAcaggccagctacaggagaggatctgcagtagtcataagaaggtttttgaaatattctgtcgcacagaccagagttgcatctgctatctgtgtacgatggacgatcataaaggccaCGACACAATCACAGCGAAggcagagtggagtcataaaaag GAGGttttggggcagagccagaggaaatgccagcagataatccagttgaaggagaaggagctgcaggagctgaggaaggctgtggagactctcaag tctggtgcacagacagcagtggaggagagtgagaggaggtttACTGAGATGATCCGGTCCATTGAGAaaaggtgctctgaggtgacagagctgatcagagctcaggagaaggctgaggtgagtcgtgctgaaggactcctgaagcgactggagcaggagattgctgagctgaagaggacagatgctgagatgaagcagctttcactgacacaggatcccatccatttcctcaag AATATCGTGCCCATCAAtgggaggccttacagcacaatttcaaccagcgtgaccttcagccaaaacttctccttggagcccctgaaggaatctgtgtctgcactgaagttgcagctggaggagaaattagagtcagtcttcaagcaggaaatagtcaaaatatCAGAAGCAG CTGTGAAGAACATTCAGATCATCGAGAGCATACAGC atactgatcctgaactcccagtcagaagaACAAGCAGCAAGGAGGGCCTGCCACCACTTA tgtctgatggccaggctcttgttgctgaaccagtgaccagagaggacttcttaaaat attcctgtcacttcactctggatccaaacacagcacacagactcctccatctgtctgaggggaacaggagggtggagctGAGACCTGGggcccagtcatatcctgatcatccagacagatttgataggTCGCAGCAGGTGCTGTGTAgggagggtgtgtctgcacgctgctactgggaggttgaatGGAGTGTGTATGTTGGTATAGCAGTGTCATCTAAAAGTATCAGCAGGAAAGGAAGGGATTATGGGTCTATGTTTGGag